A genomic stretch from Croceibacterium aestuarii includes:
- a CDS encoding CPBP family intramembrane glutamic endopeptidase produces MMSITVAASKPNIALRVLRFPLVLIVLGAILFTLIAAPIEAAAFAGEGPLSPPMILLGALITAAVIVLVWKGWRRWIEGGADREFTLPGAGKELGLGLFAGFLLFCAVALAAWLLGAMTFHGLRPFGETQFWLWAGVGVISGVYEEVLFRGILLRQLERLGGTWVALAVSSAVFGAIHLSNPDATLTGAAAIALEAGILLGAAYLITRRLWFAVGLHAAWNFTQAWVFSVPVSGTGTPIGLISTRRDGPELLTGGDFGLEASLISVVIVTLFGSYLLWRAVQRGEIRPPEWRKASHEAVRVDIDGDAHA; encoded by the coding sequence ATGATGAGTATCACGGTTGCGGCCTCGAAGCCGAACATTGCCCTGCGCGTCCTGCGCTTTCCGCTGGTTCTGATCGTGCTCGGCGCAATCCTCTTCACCCTGATTGCCGCACCGATCGAGGCAGCGGCCTTCGCGGGCGAGGGGCCCCTGTCTCCGCCCATGATATTGCTTGGCGCGCTGATAACGGCGGCAGTCATCGTCCTGGTGTGGAAAGGCTGGCGACGCTGGATCGAGGGCGGAGCGGACAGGGAGTTCACTCTGCCCGGTGCGGGCAAGGAGCTCGGTCTCGGCCTGTTTGCCGGGTTTCTACTGTTCTGCGCCGTAGCGCTGGCAGCCTGGCTGCTCGGGGCGATGACTTTTCATGGCCTGCGCCCGTTCGGCGAGACCCAGTTCTGGCTCTGGGCTGGCGTCGGCGTCATCAGCGGCGTGTACGAAGAAGTGCTGTTTCGCGGCATTCTCCTGCGCCAGCTCGAGAGGCTGGGCGGCACGTGGGTTGCTTTGGCGGTGTCTTCGGCGGTGTTCGGGGCGATCCATTTGTCGAACCCCGATGCCACGCTCACCGGCGCGGCGGCGATAGCCCTCGAGGCCGGCATCCTGCTCGGCGCGGCCTACCTGATCACCCGCCGCCTGTGGTTCGCCGTCGGCCTGCACGCGGCGTGGAATTTCACCCAGGCCTGGGTCTTCAGCGTTCCGGTTTCGGGCACTGGAACCCCGATCGGCCTCATCTCGACCCGGCGCGACGGGCCCGAGCTTCTGACCGGCGGCGATTTCGGGCTTGAGGCATCTTTGATCTCTGTGGTCATCGTGACCCTCTTCGGTTCCTACCTTCTGTGGCGCGCGGTGCAGAGGGGCGAGATTCGCCCGCCCGAGTGGCGCAAAGCCTCACACGAAGCTGTAAGGGTCGATATCGACGGCGACGCGCACGCCTGA